The window TTCATCTATATCTTATTTAAAGTTGGTTAAATATATAAAATCTAATGAAACAAAAAAAGCGACTCCAATTGGAATCGCTTTAGAAATATATAGTCTAACAAATGTTTATGACTTGATTAGTTTTTTTGTGGTGCTACCTGTAGCAGAATTAAATCTCACTAAGTATAAACCTTTTGACAATCCAGAAATATTTAATTTATTCTGACTTGGAGTAATGTTTTGCATCTTAATTCTCTTACCTAAAACATCGTAAACTTCTACAGAAAGATTTTCTTTAGCTACTATAGTAATTGTATTTCCATTAGAAGGGTTAGGGTACATTTTAATTGCGTCTACCGTTTCAAAATCATCTACAGAAAGAATACTTGACCAAATAGCTTGCACATATTCTGGGTGATTAATAAAAGGGTTTGCATTCCCTTGATATGCATATGCCGCATTATTTCTATCTATTTCTCTTTGACTCACGCCATCTTGAAGGTGCCAAGAATACAATAAGTTTACATACCAAGTTTCATAAAATTGATTCGAAGTACCATTCAAAGGGTTGTTAGCAACTGTATGTGATGACCAACCAGAATCATTCCAATTGTCTTCATATCTAACTGCAAAATATAATAACATTCTAGCGATATCTCCTTTAAACTCATCAATAGGTTCGAAAACAGTCCCAGAATAACCAGGAGAAATAGAGTTTCCTAATTTAGATCCGTTTCGTGTTGGGTTAGAAATATTGCTTTGGCTTACTAAATTGGTACCT is drawn from Lacinutrix sp. WUR7 and contains these coding sequences:
- a CDS encoding endonuclease, which produces MKQFYSLLLLLVTITVSAQIPSGYYDDATGTGYTLKTQLKIIITNGHVDHGYTNDLYVAYQTSDTDSYYENDNSVLDMYSENPVATDPYNFAHDTNGGSAPGQACGSYSIESDCYNREHLFPQGFFDSKNPMRGDIHHVIPTDGRVNGFRNNYPFGNVGTNLVSQSNISNPTRNGSKLGNSISPGYSGTVFEPIDEFKGDIARMLLYFAVRYEDNWNDSGWSSHTVANNPLNGTSNQFYETWYVNLLYSWHLQDGVSQREIDRNNAAYAYQGNANPFINHPEYVQAIWSSILSVDDFETVDAIKMYPNPSNGNTITIVAKENLSVEVYDVLGKRIKMQNITPSQNKLNISGLSKGLYLVRFNSATGSTTKKLIKS